One region of Natronorubrum aibiense genomic DNA includes:
- the tgtA gene encoding tRNA guanosine(15) transglycosylase TgtA yields MRECFEVRATDVGGRIGELTVPRADVTVETPALLPVINPNLDTISPRRLADEFGAEILITNSYIIHGTDDVREQALEDGLHELLDFPGAIMTDSGSFQLSEYGEIDVTTEEILEFQHAIGSDIATPVDIPTPPDVSRDRAEEELATTQERLEIADEIDTGEMLVSAPVQGSTYPDLREAAGRHADNTDLDVFPVGAVVPLMNDYRYDDMIDAVAAAKRGLGADAPVHLFGAGHPMMFALAAAMGCDLFDSAAYALYARDDRYLTVRGTRHLEDLEYLPCSCPVCTSHSPDELRALPDDEREEELAAHNLHVTFEEIRRIKQAIRAGNLLELVEQRARAHPTMLDGYRTLLDHAAQLESDDPVSKGAFFYTSHESARRPEVVRHHQRLERLSVPDSLLLTEGGRVRSDAFDDSWRVEPPFGPFPRALSKSYPLTAELPDRTDRAALEAAADGIVRLVESNPDAEFTLAHKGWPTGVLEALPATIELIDLTADRS; encoded by the coding sequence ATGCGCGAGTGCTTCGAAGTCCGGGCAACCGACGTTGGCGGTCGAATCGGCGAACTCACCGTTCCCCGTGCCGATGTTACCGTCGAGACACCGGCATTGTTGCCCGTCATCAATCCGAATCTGGACACGATCAGCCCCCGGCGACTCGCCGATGAGTTCGGGGCCGAAATCCTCATCACGAACTCGTATATCATCCACGGCACGGACGACGTCCGCGAGCAGGCCCTCGAGGACGGCCTCCACGAACTGCTCGATTTCCCCGGCGCGATCATGACCGACTCGGGCTCGTTTCAGCTCTCCGAGTACGGCGAGATCGATGTCACGACCGAGGAGATCCTCGAGTTCCAACACGCGATCGGCTCCGATATCGCGACGCCAGTCGACATCCCGACGCCGCCAGATGTCTCCCGCGATCGCGCCGAGGAGGAACTGGCAACCACGCAGGAACGCCTCGAGATCGCCGACGAGATTGACACGGGAGAGATGCTCGTCAGCGCGCCCGTCCAGGGCTCGACGTATCCAGATCTCCGCGAAGCCGCGGGGCGACACGCCGACAACACGGATCTCGACGTCTTCCCCGTCGGCGCGGTCGTTCCCCTGATGAACGACTACCGCTACGACGACATGATCGACGCCGTCGCCGCGGCCAAGCGGGGGCTGGGTGCCGACGCGCCCGTCCACCTCTTCGGTGCCGGCCACCCGATGATGTTCGCACTTGCCGCGGCGATGGGCTGTGACCTGTTCGATTCGGCCGCGTACGCACTCTACGCCCGGGACGACCGCTATCTCACAGTCCGAGGCACGCGCCACCTCGAGGATCTGGAGTATCTCCCCTGCTCGTGTCCCGTCTGTACGAGCCATTCGCCCGACGAGCTTCGGGCGTTGCCCGACGACGAGCGCGAGGAAGAACTCGCGGCGCACAACCTTCACGTCACCTTCGAGGAGATCCGCCGGATCAAACAGGCGATCCGTGCGGGCAATCTCCTCGAACTCGTCGAGCAGCGCGCCCGAGCACATCCAACGATGCTTGATGGCTACCGAACCCTACTCGACCATGCCGCCCAACTCGAGTCCGACGATCCCGTTTCGAAAGGTGCGTTCTTCTACACCTCCCACGAGAGTGCCCGCCGCCCGGAAGTCGTGCGCCACCACCAGCGTCTCGAGCGGCTTTCTGTCCCCGATTCGCTGTTGCTCACCGAGGGCGGTCGCGTCCGAAGCGACGCCTTCGACGACTCCTGGCGAGTCGAACCGCCGTTCGGTCCGTTCCCGCGAGCGCTCTCGAAGAGCTATCCGCTGACCGCCGAACTGCCCGACCGAACGGATCGCGCGGCGCTCGAGGCGGCAGCCGACGGCATCGTTCGCCTCGTCGAGTCGAATCCGGACGCCGAGTTCACGCTGGCCCACAAGGGGTGGCCGACCGGCGTGCTCGAGGCGCTGCCAGCGACCATCGAGCTGATCGATCTGACCGCGGATCGGTCGTAG
- a CDS encoding NUDIX hydrolase, translating to MSPTDPLAWDTLEREVAYSCPGFDVVNESVQLPDGAETDFDYLSEPASVCVLPFTPDGDVVCIDEWRQAVSRVNRGLPVGGTEPDDDDLEAAARRELAEETGHEADHLEPLVTVEPANGIADSVIHCFVAYGCRPTADQQLDHNESIRVTPLAYETLLEAIRNGEIRDGRAVLAVSYYQLFEATEDQP from the coding sequence ATGTCTCCCACGGATCCACTCGCTTGGGACACCCTCGAGCGAGAGGTAGCCTACTCCTGTCCGGGCTTCGACGTCGTTAACGAGTCCGTTCAGTTACCAGATGGCGCCGAAACCGACTTCGATTACCTTTCGGAACCAGCGAGCGTCTGCGTGCTGCCGTTCACCCCCGACGGCGACGTCGTCTGCATCGATGAATGGCGACAAGCCGTCTCCCGTGTGAACCGGGGTCTCCCCGTCGGCGGCACCGAACCCGACGACGACGATCTCGAGGCCGCCGCCCGTCGCGAACTCGCCGAAGAGACCGGCCACGAAGCCGACCACCTCGAGCCGCTGGTGACCGTCGAACCGGCAAACGGTATCGCTGACTCCGTTATACACTGTTTCGTCGCCTACGGCTGTCGGCCGACGGCCGACCAACAGCTCGATCACAACGAGAGCATCCGCGTGACGCCACTCGCATACGAGACGTTGCTCGAGGCGATTCGAAACGGCGAGATTCGGGACGGACGGGCCGTGCTCGCAGTATCGTACTACCAGCTGTTCGAAGCGACGGAAGACCAGCCGTAG
- a CDS encoding PadR family transcriptional regulator encodes MDQLTGFQRDLLYVIAGKDRPSGQEILDDINHYIDQPVTHGRLYPNLDTLVEKDLVEKGQLDRRTNYYALTPKGRRELQRRQEWVDQYVDV; translated from the coding sequence ATGGATCAGCTAACTGGCTTCCAACGTGACTTGCTGTACGTAATCGCAGGAAAAGACCGTCCATCAGGACAGGAGATTCTCGACGATATCAACCACTATATCGACCAGCCGGTCACGCATGGCCGGCTGTACCCGAATCTCGATACGCTCGTCGAGAAGGACCTCGTCGAGAAGGGACAGCTCGACCGACGGACGAACTACTACGCGTTGACGCCGAAAGGCAGACGCGAACTTCAGCGCCGGCAGGAGTGGGTCGATCAGTACGTCGACGTGTAA
- a CDS encoding DUF4397 domain-containing protein, whose product MTLSRRSTIKAIGVIGAGSTLTGSALAVSEHEDDQRDPEESPDGEDTGALRVGHFSPDAPNVDVYVDDQQLLTDVAYDELTPYLEIAPGTYTLTITAAGDPETVAYEDTVTVDAEYYTAAAIGELEANGEDDLGDDVSNGYGNGNGNEYESGNGNGSNGYDDGGGYDDNSSDEKVKGHDNGNGSNGYDNGNGSNGYDNGNESNGYDNGNESNGYDNGNESNGYDDNGNETNGYDEDGMTDDAESTETPDDTANGDAAGTFDVLLLVDASPDDVEDGTSQVRVVHASPDAPTVDVLNADDGTALFEDVSFGEPSGYAPLEPGSYTVDIAPAADDDTSADNTDDTSTDGTDDTSADDTDDTSTDETDDTSVDDTDDTSTDETGDESTAQTDAVASVDLELEEDTAYTAYAIGYLEQAAPADGDATAADDESTTDENGTADETGTDNESSGTDTEMDDTGSEMDDTDSGMDDTDSGMDDTGSGMDDTGTETDDTSTDDRPFTVRVAVDGMMVDDTDELDEPATEDADSGEDVSEDDAGVSEDDDTATDESLEDDESGEDDETMNETDSMNESDDELNDSSSTDPASADD is encoded by the coding sequence ATGACGCTATCACGACGCTCAACAATCAAGGCGATTGGTGTTATCGGTGCCGGATCGACACTCACCGGCTCGGCATTAGCCGTCAGTGAGCACGAAGACGACCAGCGGGATCCCGAGGAGAGCCCGGACGGAGAGGACACGGGTGCGCTTCGCGTCGGCCACTTCTCGCCGGATGCCCCGAACGTCGACGTCTACGTCGACGATCAGCAACTGCTCACAGACGTCGCATACGACGAGCTGACGCCGTATCTCGAGATCGCGCCGGGAACGTACACACTGACGATTACAGCCGCTGGCGACCCGGAAACCGTCGCCTACGAAGACACGGTAACCGTCGACGCCGAGTATTACACAGCCGCCGCGATCGGCGAACTCGAGGCCAACGGTGAAGATGATCTCGGAGACGACGTGTCGAACGGTTATGGAAACGGTAACGGTAACGAGTACGAGAGCGGTAACGGCAACGGATCCAACGGGTATGACGACGGCGGCGGGTACGACGATAACAGTAGCGACGAGAAGGTAAAAGGGCACGATAACGGCAACGGATCCAACGGATACGATAACGGCAACGGATCCAACGGATACGACAACGGCAACGAATCCAACGGATACGACAACGGCAACGAATCCAACGGATACGACAACGGCAACGAATCCAACGGGTACGACGACAACGGTAACGAGACGAACGGATACGACGAGGACGGGATGACCGACGACGCCGAGTCGACGGAGACGCCTGACGACACAGCTAACGGTGATGCCGCCGGGACGTTCGATGTGCTGCTCCTCGTCGACGCCAGCCCAGACGACGTTGAAGACGGGACGTCGCAGGTTCGGGTCGTTCACGCGTCGCCCGACGCGCCCACGGTCGACGTGCTCAACGCGGATGATGGCACAGCCCTCTTCGAGGACGTCTCGTTCGGCGAGCCGTCGGGCTACGCCCCGCTCGAGCCGGGTTCGTACACTGTCGACATCGCTCCGGCTGCGGATGACGACACCAGCGCCGACAACACAGACGATACCAGTACTGACGGGACGGACGACACCAGCGCCGACGACACAGACGATACCAGTACTGACGAGACGGACGACACCAGCGTCGACGACACAGACGATACCAGTACTGACGAGACCGGTGACGAATCGACCGCCCAGACCGATGCGGTCGCCTCAGTCGATCTCGAACTCGAGGAGGACACGGCGTACACGGCGTACGCGATCGGCTACCTCGAGCAAGCGGCTCCCGCGGACGGAGATGCAACTGCGGCTGATGACGAGTCCACGACTGACGAGAACGGAACCGCTGATGAAACCGGTACGGACAACGAAAGTAGCGGGACCGATACGGAGATGGACGACACCGGTTCCGAGATGGATGACACCGATTCCGGAATGGACGACACCGATTCCGGAATGGACGACACCGGTTCCGGAATGGATGACACTGGTACCGAGACGGACGACACCAGCACGGATGACCGACCGTTCACTGTCCGCGTTGCCGTCGACGGAATGATGGTCGACGACACGGACGAACTGGACGAACCAGCTACCGAAGACGCGGACTCGGGTGAGGATGTCAGTGAGGACGACGCGGGTGTCAGCGAGGACGACGACACGGCCACGGACGAGAGTCTCGAGGATGACGAGTCGGGCGAGGATGACGAGACGATGAACGAAACGGACTCGATGAACGAATCCGATGACGAACTGAACGACAGTTCGAGTACCGACCCAGCCTCGGCTGACGACTGA